From the genome of Vicia villosa cultivar HV-30 ecotype Madison, WI linkage group LG2, Vvil1.0, whole genome shotgun sequence, one region includes:
- the LOC131653592 gene encoding uncharacterized protein LOC131653592 isoform X2 codes for MATRDGGIKSSSINGVKMYTIASQQSSLASWVPTKEQSRHPVKSCTQNVQLIEDLRFTTATTKIKATLDSEFVIASGIYPPQVKVYEVREFGLKFERHLDSEIIDFQVLFTNMSAYEDYMTHKGVLVAPTLSIGSILLQQAAISASFHYRNVEIVESKDNANDLPSAYANHIANNLFKLGEIYNREEDSSTDVLVLHSLELLQTMPPKKSKKKNISTQHEEVTQPLNFDL; via the exons ATGGCGACTCGTGATGGCGGTATCAAGTCTTCATCAATTAATGGTGTAAAAATGTACACAATAGCTTCACAGCAATCCTCACTTGCTTCATGGGTTCCAACTAAAGAGCAATCTCGCCACCCTGTCAAAA GTTGTACTCAAAACGTGCAGCTTATTGAAGACTTGAGGTTCACTACTGCAACAACAAAGATTAAAGCAACTCTTGATAGCGAGTTTGTCATTGCTTCAG GTATATATCCGCCGCAAGTAAAGGTTTATGAGGTCAGGGAGTTCGGACTGAAATTTGAAAGACATTTGGATTCAGAGATCATTGATTTTCAG GTACTATTCACTAACATGAGTGCTTATGAAGATTATATGACACATAAG GGTGTTTTGGTTGCTCCAACTCTTTCAATAGGATCAATATTATTACAGCAGGCTGCAATTTCAGCTTCTTTTCACTACCGCAACGTCGAAATCGTGGAATCCAAGGATAATGCAAAT GATCTTCCATCAGCATATGCAAACCATATTGCGAACAATCTCTTTAAGCTCGGTGAAATCTATAACAGAGAAGAAGATTCCTCAACAGATGTTTTG GTTTTGCATTCCCTTGAACTCTTACAAACTATGCCGCCAAAAAAGTCCAAGAAGAAGAATATATCTACTCAACATGAAGAAGTCACTCAacctttgaattttgatttgtaa
- the LOC131653592 gene encoding uncharacterized protein LOC131653592 isoform X1 has translation MATRDGGIKSSSINGVKMYTIASQQSSLASWVPTKEQSRHPVKSCTQNVQLIEDLRFTTATTKIKATLDSEFVIASGIYPPQVKVYEVREFGLKFERHLDSEIIDFQVLFTNMSAYEDYMTHKATTFGMKSVIYVSQIKSDTVAALSAFCDKATMGVLVAPTLSIGSILLQQAAISASFHYRNVEIVESKDNANDLPSAYANHIANNLFKLGEIYNREEDSSTDVLVLHSLELLQTMPPKKSKKKNISTQHEEVTQPLNFDL, from the exons ATGGCGACTCGTGATGGCGGTATCAAGTCTTCATCAATTAATGGTGTAAAAATGTACACAATAGCTTCACAGCAATCCTCACTTGCTTCATGGGTTCCAACTAAAGAGCAATCTCGCCACCCTGTCAAAA GTTGTACTCAAAACGTGCAGCTTATTGAAGACTTGAGGTTCACTACTGCAACAACAAAGATTAAAGCAACTCTTGATAGCGAGTTTGTCATTGCTTCAG GTATATATCCGCCGCAAGTAAAGGTTTATGAGGTCAGGGAGTTCGGACTGAAATTTGAAAGACATTTGGATTCAGAGATCATTGATTTTCAG GTACTATTCACTAACATGAGTGCTTATGAAGATTATATGACACATAAG GCAACAACATTTGGCATGAAAAGTGTCATTTACGTATCACAAATCAAATCAGATACGGTCGCAGCATTATCTGCATTCTGTGATAAGGCCACCATG GGTGTTTTGGTTGCTCCAACTCTTTCAATAGGATCAATATTATTACAGCAGGCTGCAATTTCAGCTTCTTTTCACTACCGCAACGTCGAAATCGTGGAATCCAAGGATAATGCAAAT GATCTTCCATCAGCATATGCAAACCATATTGCGAACAATCTCTTTAAGCTCGGTGAAATCTATAACAGAGAAGAAGATTCCTCAACAGATGTTTTG GTTTTGCATTCCCTTGAACTCTTACAAACTATGCCGCCAAAAAAGTCCAAGAAGAAGAATATATCTACTCAACATGAAGAAGTCACTCAacctttgaattttgatttgtaa
- the LOC131653592 gene encoding dihydrodipicolinate reductase-like protein CRR1, chloroplastic isoform X3, which yields MFYAQKKLIITLTCFVEHLGFIYIGDDDYDDDWEVVESTELNEAFSTTTAFVAAAAADRLSKKVLFTNMSAYEDYMTHKATTFGMKSVIYVSQIKSDTVAALSAFCDKATMGVLVAPTLSIGSILLQQAAISASFHYRNVEIVESKDNANDLPSAYANHIANNLFKLGEIYNREEDSSTDVLVLHSLELLQTMPPKKSKKKNISTQHEEVTQPLNFDL from the exons ATGTTTTATGCCCAGAAAAAGTTAATTATCACATTGACGTGTTTTGTGGAGCATCTAGGTTTCATATACATTGGTGATGATGACTATGACGACGATTGGGAAGTTGTGGAGAGTACTGAATTGAACGAAGCTTTCAGCACGACAACTGCTTTTGTTGCTGCCGCCGCTGCCGATCGTCTCTCTAAAAAG GTACTATTCACTAACATGAGTGCTTATGAAGATTATATGACACATAAG GCAACAACATTTGGCATGAAAAGTGTCATTTACGTATCACAAATCAAATCAGATACGGTCGCAGCATTATCTGCATTCTGTGATAAGGCCACCATG GGTGTTTTGGTTGCTCCAACTCTTTCAATAGGATCAATATTATTACAGCAGGCTGCAATTTCAGCTTCTTTTCACTACCGCAACGTCGAAATCGTGGAATCCAAGGATAATGCAAAT GATCTTCCATCAGCATATGCAAACCATATTGCGAACAATCTCTTTAAGCTCGGTGAAATCTATAACAGAGAAGAAGATTCCTCAACAGATGTTTTG GTTTTGCATTCCCTTGAACTCTTACAAACTATGCCGCCAAAAAAGTCCAAGAAGAAGAATATATCTACTCAACATGAAGAAGTCACTCAacctttgaattttgatttgtaa